TGCCTGATGGCTACATTGGTGTAGTGGCTTGCCATCCAGACTTCACTCGTTGCCGGCAATGCCTGAAACGGGAAAGCCGCTTTCGATCAAAACAGAGCCGGTCGTGGCGCGTTTTTTTGCCCACAAAGCCGGACACCGCGAGACAAAACCTTCGATCCGTGTCCCAACTCAAGCGGCGGAACTCCACCTTGCTCTGCAAGCAGCAGCCTCGATCTGTATTGTGTCGAGTGTGAAGGAACCGTCCGATTCAATCTCGTAATATGTCGTAGTTTCGGTCGAGGCGCTCTGTTGAAGTGATCGAATTGCCGCTCGATGTGGTTCGAGTGTTTGCATACGCTCGACCCAAGTCGCATAGTCCATGCGAAGCCGCCGCGTTTGTGTGTTCCGCACGCGGAAACCGGCACGCGCCAGTGCAGCCTCCCATTCGAACCCTGTATAATTGCGAACATGAGAGGGATCGCGAAGTAACTCCACGGCTTGCAGATGGGTGTCGAGCACAGCAAACCCTGGGGACACCACGTCGATGAACACGGCGGTCGAACCGGGTTTCAATACCCGCCTTGCCTGTCGCAACCCAGCCTCGAAATTGTGCCAGTGATGGGCGGAAAAGCGGCAGGCCAGGAAGTTGAACGACGCGTCATCGAACGGAAGATTTTCGGCCGACGCGACGCACGTCTCGATGTTTGACAAGCCCCGTTCGCGGGCGGCGTCGGATACGGCAATCATCATCTCGGCCGAAAGATCGACGGCCTTCACTGAGACTGCATGGGACGCAAGCCGATAGGCGACATGCCCCCCTCCCGCTCCAAGGTCTATCGCCCGCTCGGGATTTTCACGGCGGGCCACAGTCTCCAGCGCAGCGAGATCGTCGCCGCCAGCATGGACGGCGCTTTGCACATAAGCATCGGCGCGAGAACCGAACTGATCCTGAACAACAACATTATGCAAACGGGTCATGGGCATCCTCCTTAACTCTTAGAGAGCGCCTCCATCAGCCTATTACAATATGCAATCTTATCCTGTTATAATGTATCCCATGAAGAGCGA
The DNA window shown above is from Sphingomonas paeninsulae and carries:
- a CDS encoding class I SAM-dependent methyltransferase: MTRLHNVVVQDQFGSRADAYVQSAVHAGGDDLAALETVARRENPERAIDLGAGGGHVAYRLASHAVSVKAVDLSAEMMIAVSDAARERGLSNIETCVASAENLPFDDASFNFLACRFSAHHWHNFEAGLRQARRVLKPGSTAVFIDVVSPGFAVLDTHLQAVELLRDPSHVRNYTGFEWEAALARAGFRVRNTQTRRLRMDYATWVERMQTLEPHRAAIRSLQQSASTETTTYYEIESDGSFTLDTIQIEAAACRARWSSAA